From a single Vibrio toranzoniae genomic region:
- the torC gene encoding pentaheme c-type cytochrome TorC, whose amino-acid sequence MKSFLVKLWRTMTRPAVHISLGVLTMGGFIAGVIFWGGFNTALEATNTEEFCISCHTMRDNVYVELQETVHWKNTSGVRATCPDCHVPHEWTAKIARKMQASKEVFAQVFGDLDTPEKFEARRIELAKHEWDRFSSNKSLECKNCHNYDSMDFDNMRPTARIQMKNAAERDQSCVDCHKGIAHNLPLDMESASGIVGELEQVAGSTSYSEGNEVISIRHLPMYTDETAEVEAGLLSPASKVAVIDEKGDMIKIQIDGWRKAKGFGRVIQEDFGMNISTAILTKDVSQSDVITVGEKKEDELTGLPWEEVNLALWMKKESMVDDFGPIWNAAGQAYQTNCSTCHSQPDEAHFSANSWVGMLDGMIAFVNFDTDTEALVLKYLQKHSSDFSEGHH is encoded by the coding sequence ATGAAATCATTTTTAGTGAAATTATGGCGCACAATGACTCGCCCAGCAGTACACATCAGTCTTGGTGTGTTAACTATGGGTGGCTTTATCGCCGGTGTTATTTTTTGGGGTGGTTTTAATACTGCGTTAGAAGCAACGAACACAGAAGAATTCTGTATAAGCTGTCACACCATGCGCGACAATGTGTACGTAGAACTGCAAGAAACAGTTCACTGGAAAAACACATCTGGTGTACGTGCCACCTGCCCTGACTGTCACGTTCCACATGAATGGACAGCAAAAATTGCTCGTAAGATGCAAGCATCTAAAGAAGTCTTCGCTCAGGTATTTGGTGACCTAGATACCCCTGAGAAATTTGAAGCTCGCCGTATCGAACTGGCTAAACACGAATGGGATCGTTTCTCTTCGAACAAATCTTTAGAATGTAAAAACTGCCATAACTACGATTCGATGGACTTCGACAACATGCGCCCAACAGCGCGCATCCAAATGAAGAACGCCGCTGAGCGTGATCAAAGCTGTGTTGATTGTCACAAAGGTATTGCACACAACCTTCCATTAGATATGGAATCGGCAAGTGGTATCGTTGGTGAGCTTGAGCAAGTTGCGGGTAGCACGTCTTACTCTGAAGGTAATGAGGTTATCTCAATCCGTCACCTTCCAATGTACACGGATGAAACGGCTGAAGTTGAAGCGGGCCTGCTCAGCCCAGCGAGTAAAGTAGCCGTGATCGATGAAAAAGGCGACATGATCAAGATTCAAATCGACGGTTGGCGTAAAGCCAAGGGCTTCGGGCGTGTCATCCAAGAAGACTTCGGTATGAACATCTCAACCGCGATCTTGACGAAAGATGTCTCACAAAGTGACGTAATCACTGTTGGTGAGAAGAAAGAAGATGAGCTAACGGGCCTACCGTGGGAGGAAGTTAACCTAGCACTTTGGATGAAGAAAGAGTCTATGGTTGATGATTTCGGGCCAATCTGGAACGCTGCTGGTCAAGCGTATCAAACCAACTGCTCAACTTGTCACTCACAACCTGATGAAGCTCACTTTAGTGCTAACAGTTGGGTAGGCATGCTAGATGGTATGATCGCATTCGTTAACTTCGATACAGATACAGAAGCACTTGTTCTTAAGTATCTACAGAAGCACTCATCAGATTTTTCTGAAGGCCATCACTAA
- the torE gene encoding trimethylamine N-oxide reductase system protein TorE, with protein sequence MSDVNKIKTGEKRSLEWKSFLFIAVVLFPILSVAFVGGYGFLVWALQVFVFGPPGAHGGM encoded by the coding sequence ATGAGTGATGTTAATAAAATTAAAACTGGCGAAAAACGCTCGTTGGAGTGGAAGTCTTTCCTCTTCATCGCGGTGGTTCTCTTTCCAATATTAAGTGTGGCTTTTGTAGGCGGTTATGGCTTCCTAGTTTGGGCATTGCAAGTATTCGTATTCGGACCTCCTGGTGCTCATGGCGGCATGTAA
- a CDS encoding ABC transporter permease, translated as MQDVIDISWWQLLLFSLLLILPIAINQKLRLGLGKEATISITRMVVQLFLVGLYLEYLFTLNSLWINLLWLLVMIVVGASSIVEKSKLPKNLLLAPVIVSLTVTCVPIVLFICFFIIQPTPVFNAQYLIPIAGMLLGNSLSSNIVALQNLFGAFETQKSEYEAAIALGASPTYAAAPFVRNAIQKAMSPIMASMATTGLVTLPGMMTGQILGGASPMIAIKYQLMIMLAIFVMMSCSLALALHLSLKTTLTKEGRVLAQVKPEH; from the coding sequence ATGCAAGACGTTATTGATATATCTTGGTGGCAGTTGTTGCTATTCAGTTTACTTCTCATACTACCCATTGCCATCAATCAAAAGCTGAGACTCGGTCTAGGCAAAGAAGCAACTATTAGTATTACTCGGATGGTTGTGCAGCTATTTCTTGTCGGTCTTTACTTAGAGTATTTGTTCACTTTAAACAGCTTGTGGATCAATTTGTTGTGGTTACTCGTTATGATCGTAGTGGGAGCGAGCTCGATTGTTGAAAAGTCGAAGCTACCTAAGAACCTACTTTTAGCACCGGTCATTGTGAGCCTTACGGTCACTTGTGTCCCTATTGTCTTGTTTATTTGCTTTTTCATCATTCAGCCGACACCTGTTTTCAACGCGCAATACCTTATCCCCATTGCAGGTATGTTATTGGGTAATAGTTTAAGCAGTAATATAGTGGCATTGCAGAATTTGTTTGGTGCTTTTGAAACGCAGAAATCAGAATATGAAGCGGCAATCGCATTAGGCGCGTCTCCAACCTACGCTGCTGCACCTTTTGTGCGCAATGCGATACAGAAAGCGATGTCTCCAATTATGGCCTCTATGGCGACCACAGGCTTAGTGACACTACCTGGAATGATGACAGGTCAGATTTTGGGTGGCGCTTCGCCAATGATCGCGATTAAATATCAACTGATGATCATGCTGGCGATTTTCGTGATGATGAGCTGCTCTCTGGCACTGGCTCTTCACCTTTCATTGAAGACTACTTTAACAAAAGAAGGTCGAGTCCTTGCTCAGGTAAAGCCAGAGCACTGA
- a CDS encoding TIGR02647 family protein, whose protein sequence is MKYNAEHIADLNLLLQFDVSSAATGIKVHQEAAQETQDAVKRLFEKNLCTQPDGGYLTDEGIEMAERADKLIRVLN, encoded by the coding sequence ATGAAGTACAACGCTGAACATATTGCTGATTTAAACCTCCTTCTTCAATTTGATGTAAGTAGCGCCGCTACTGGTATTAAAGTTCATCAAGAGGCTGCTCAAGAAACTCAAGACGCCGTTAAGCGTCTATTCGAAAAGAATCTTTGTACTCAACCAGACGGCGGTTACCTAACTGATGAAGGTATTGAGATGGCTGAGCGCGCAGACAAACTCATTCGCGTACTAAACTAA
- a CDS encoding NAD(P)H-binding protein: MASIFIVGAGWVSAPLSEHLEKHGNRVVVTKTTQAGADAIGRERIPCEVFRFDSSQAEQTVVQLYSLLLENNAEIVIGSFPPGFRKGAGQQYADYWKQLTKACQKANVKKLIMVSSTTVYPTKPGVLKEEDASLTLAISDDEQTYSFSDNARVMLQAEQLVIDSSIDYTILRFSGLIGPSRHPSRFASKLKQVSTQAPANMLHLDDAIGAIDFAINQLHNEVVNVTTPNTVSKAEFYAAALKSANSSEPLPPVVDTPDKLISSKKILDLGYSFKFESTLDALHD; encoded by the coding sequence ATGGCTTCTATATTTATAGTCGGTGCGGGATGGGTAAGTGCACCTTTATCTGAGCATCTAGAGAAACATGGTAACCGAGTGGTGGTTACGAAAACGACCCAAGCAGGAGCTGACGCGATTGGCCGCGAGCGTATTCCATGTGAAGTATTTCGGTTTGACTCATCACAGGCAGAGCAAACTGTCGTTCAACTTTATTCGCTGTTACTCGAAAATAATGCCGAGATTGTGATTGGTAGCTTCCCTCCTGGCTTTAGAAAAGGCGCAGGCCAACAGTATGCCGATTACTGGAAACAGCTAACCAAAGCTTGTCAGAAGGCAAACGTTAAGAAGCTCATTATGGTTAGCTCAACAACGGTGTACCCAACCAAACCTGGGGTATTAAAAGAGGAAGATGCCTCACTCACCCTTGCCATTTCAGACGACGAACAAACGTATTCGTTTTCCGATAACGCACGAGTTATGCTGCAAGCGGAACAATTGGTGATAGATTCCAGCATCGACTACACCATTTTACGTTTTAGTGGGTTGATTGGGCCTAGTCGTCATCCATCAAGGTTTGCAAGTAAACTGAAACAGGTCAGTACCCAAGCCCCAGCCAATATGCTCCACCTTGACGATGCTATTGGTGCTATCGACTTCGCCATTAACCAGCTACACAATGAAGTTGTTAATGTGACCACCCCAAATACTGTAAGTAAGGCGGAGTTTTATGCCGCGGCACTGAAAAGCGCCAACAGCAGCGAGCCTCTACCACCAGTTGTCGATACACCCGACAAGCTGATCTCATCGAAAAAAATTCTCGACTTAGGTTATTCGTTTAAATTCGAATCCACATTGGACGCACTTCATGACTGA
- a CDS encoding YdcF family protein, whose protein sequence is MTELSTAKKDPSIKLHRAIDTLWNFMSMGHKVKPSDCIFVLCSNDTRVAEYASELYHKKIAPYIVFSGGVGRFTEEVFDRSEAETFAAIARDCDVPDSDIIIEKYATNTGENVRFTYELLKQRGLSPKRLTLVQKPFMEKRTYATFSKQWPDEASELTVTSQWRNWDDYYNEELSLDMVLGALIADFERIKLYPIQGFQIEMPIPNDVDHAYRALKKLGFE, encoded by the coding sequence ATGACTGAACTATCTACAGCGAAGAAAGATCCCAGCATTAAACTACACCGCGCGATCGACACCCTTTGGAATTTTATGTCTATGGGTCACAAGGTAAAGCCTTCTGACTGTATTTTTGTTTTGTGCAGTAATGATACTCGTGTGGCTGAATACGCATCTGAGCTTTATCACAAAAAAATAGCACCTTATATCGTTTTTTCTGGCGGTGTGGGACGCTTTACCGAAGAGGTTTTTGATCGCTCAGAAGCCGAAACATTTGCGGCTATCGCAAGAGATTGTGACGTACCCGACTCAGACATTATTATTGAGAAGTACGCAACCAATACGGGTGAAAATGTACGCTTTACTTACGAGTTGCTCAAACAACGCGGGCTATCACCAAAGCGACTTACCTTGGTACAGAAACCCTTTATGGAGAAACGTACTTACGCTACTTTCAGTAAACAATGGCCTGACGAAGCTTCGGAACTCACTGTGACTTCACAATGGAGAAATTGGGACGATTATTATAATGAAGAGCTGTCATTAGATATGGTGTTAGGCGCGTTAATTGCCGATTTTGAGAGAATAAAATTATACCCAATCCAGGGGTTTCAGATTGAGATGCCTATTCCCAACGATGTTGATCACGCCTATCGAGCATTGAAAAAATTGGGCTTCGAATAA
- a CDS encoding thymidine kinase: protein MAQMYFYYSAMNAGKSTTLLQSSFNYQERGMTPVIFTAALDDRYGIGKVSSRIGLQSEAQLFMNDTNLFNAVQELNEIEKRHCVLIDECQFLSKEQVYQLTEVVDKLHIPVLCYGLRTDFLGELFEGSRYLLSWADKLVELKTICHCGRKANMVIRTDEHGVAIAEGDQVSIGGNDQYVSACRQHYKEALGK from the coding sequence GTGGCTCAGATGTATTTTTATTACTCGGCAATGAATGCGGGTAAATCAACAACGCTTCTTCAATCTTCATTCAACTACCAAGAGCGTGGTATGACGCCAGTGATCTTTACTGCAGCGTTAGACGATCGCTATGGCATTGGTAAAGTGAGCTCACGAATTGGTCTGCAATCTGAAGCTCAACTTTTTATGAATGACACGAATTTGTTTAATGCGGTTCAAGAGCTAAACGAAATAGAAAAACGCCACTGTGTATTGATCGATGAGTGTCAGTTCTTATCGAAAGAGCAGGTGTACCAATTAACTGAAGTGGTCGATAAACTGCATATCCCAGTACTTTGCTACGGTTTACGTACTGACTTTCTGGGGGAGTTATTTGAAGGTAGCCGTTACTTATTATCTTGGGCCGATAAACTCGTAGAACTAAAAACGATTTGCCACTGTGGCCGAAAAGCGAACATGGTGATTCGTACTGATGAGCACGGGGTGGCTATTGCTGAAGGTGACCAAGTTTCCATTGGTGGTAATGACCAATATGTTTCTGCTTGTCGTCAGCATTATAAAGAAGCATTAGGAAAATAA
- the cysS gene encoding cysteine--tRNA ligase has translation MLKIYNTLTRQKEEFKPITAGKVGMYVCGVTIYDLCHIGHGRTFVSFDVVTRYLRYLGYDLNFVRNITDIDDKIIKRANENGESCDSLTERLINEMYADFDALNMKRPDVEPRATEFITEIVELVEKLIQRGFAYVASNGDVMFEVKKFDEYGKLSKQDLEQLQAGARVDVDSAKRSPLDFVLWKMSKPGEPTWESPWGPGRPGWHIECSAMNSSILGNHFDIHGGGSDLQFPHHENEIAQSCCAHGTQYVNTWMHSGMVMVDKEKMSKSLGNFFTIRDVLAHYDAETVRYFLMSGHYRSQLNYSEDNLNQARASLERLYTSLRGLDLTAAPAGGEEYVTRFSTAMNDDFNTPEAYSVLFEMARDINRIKTESIEKASALGALMRELADIIGILHQDPEAFLKGNAVDNDEEVAEIEALIKLRNDSRASKDWANADLARDKLNELGIVLEDGPEGTTWRRK, from the coding sequence ATGCTGAAAATTTATAACACACTCACAAGACAGAAAGAGGAATTCAAGCCAATTACAGCCGGTAAAGTCGGCATGTATGTCTGTGGGGTAACCATCTACGATCTCTGTCACATTGGTCACGGCCGTACGTTCGTCTCTTTTGACGTCGTAACTCGTTACCTGCGTTACCTTGGTTACGATTTGAACTTTGTTCGTAACATCACAGATATCGATGACAAAATCATCAAGCGTGCTAACGAGAACGGTGAGTCTTGTGATTCTCTTACTGAGCGTCTGATCAATGAAATGTATGCTGATTTTGATGCTTTGAACATGAAACGCCCAGATGTTGAGCCTCGTGCCACAGAGTTCATCACTGAAATTGTCGAGCTAGTAGAAAAACTAATTCAACGTGGTTTTGCTTATGTAGCAAGCAACGGTGATGTGATGTTTGAAGTGAAGAAGTTTGACGAGTACGGCAAATTGTCTAAGCAAGATCTTGAGCAGCTTCAAGCCGGTGCTCGTGTAGACGTTGATTCTGCAAAACGTAGCCCATTAGACTTTGTGCTTTGGAAAATGTCTAAGCCAGGTGAACCAACATGGGAATCGCCATGGGGCCCTGGTCGTCCAGGTTGGCACATTGAATGTTCAGCAATGAACTCTTCTATACTTGGTAATCATTTTGATATCCACGGCGGTGGTTCAGATTTACAATTTCCTCACCACGAAAATGAAATCGCGCAATCTTGCTGTGCGCATGGCACTCAGTATGTAAATACTTGGATGCACAGTGGTATGGTGATGGTAGACAAAGAAAAGATGTCTAAGTCGTTAGGTAACTTCTTCACTATTCGTGATGTATTAGCACATTACGATGCTGAAACGGTTCGTTACTTCTTAATGTCTGGTCACTACCGTAGCCAACTTAACTACAGTGAAGATAATCTGAACCAAGCACGAGCTTCACTAGAGCGTTTATACACGTCACTTCGTGGTTTAGACTTAACAGCAGCTCCTGCTGGTGGTGAAGAGTATGTAACTCGCTTCTCGACAGCGATGAACGATGATTTCAACACGCCTGAAGCGTATTCAGTATTGTTCGAAATGGCTCGCGACATTAACCGTATTAAGACTGAAAGTATTGAGAAAGCCAGCGCTCTTGGTGCGTTGATGCGTGAATTAGCGGACATTATTGGTATTCTTCACCAAGACCCAGAAGCTTTCCTAAAAGGTAATGCAGTGGATAATGATGAGGAAGTCGCTGAAATCGAAGCATTAATCAAACTGCGTAATGATTCCCGTGCTTCCAAGGATTGGGCGAATGCCGACCTTGCACGTGATAAATTGAACGAGTTGGGTATTGTTCTGGAAGATGGTCCAGAAGGGACGACATGGCGTCGCAAGTAA
- a CDS encoding peptidylprolyl isomerase yields MIILHTNFGDIKVQLNEEKAPETSANFLQYCRDGFYDNTLFHRVIDGFMIQGGGMTSGLKEKATRATIKNEANNGLTNKVGTLAMARTMEPHSASSQFFINVNDNSFLNFRSESLDGWGYCVFAEVVEGMDIVNKIKGVSTGSMGMHQDVPLEEVIITGTTIEA; encoded by the coding sequence ATGATCATCCTTCACACAAATTTTGGTGACATCAAAGTTCAACTTAACGAAGAAAAAGCACCAGAAACAAGCGCAAACTTCCTACAGTATTGCCGTGACGGTTTCTACGACAACACGCTATTCCACCGTGTTATCGATGGTTTCATGATTCAAGGCGGCGGTATGACTTCTGGCCTTAAAGAAAAAGCGACTCGCGCAACAATCAAGAACGAAGCAAACAACGGCCTAACTAACAAAGTAGGTACACTTGCAATGGCTCGTACTATGGAACCGCATTCAGCGAGCTCTCAGTTCTTTATCAACGTGAACGACAACTCTTTCCTTAACTTCCGTAGCGAAAGCTTAGACGGCTGGGGCTACTGTGTATTTGCTGAAGTTGTTGAAGGCATGGACATCGTAAACAAGATTAAAGGTGTGAGCACTGGCTCTATGGGCATGCACCAAGATGTACCTCTAGAAGAAGTGATCATCACTGGTACTACAATCGAAGCTTAA
- the lpxH gene encoding UDP-2,3-diacylglucosamine diphosphatase has protein sequence MKTYFISDLHLTPSRQDITDCFLTFMKNEAVEADALYVLGDLFEFWIGDDDKSEFATSIRQAFIDLVKTGVPCYFTQGNRDFLVGKKFAKQTGVQLLNEVSTIDIYGQKAVVLHGDTLCTEDVKYLAFREKVHQPWLQWIFNKIPFFIKKKIVSKVQSDIKDDKQTKSLDIMDVTQQEVESVMERSHVDLMIHGHTHRPDIHTFNANSCTKTRIVLGDWYTQGSVLVFTPKGFELQNREFGNSFQHYS, from the coding sequence ATGAAAACATATTTTATTTCAGATCTGCACCTTACTCCGTCAAGACAAGACATCACCGACTGCTTCTTAACATTTATGAAGAACGAAGCGGTAGAAGCAGATGCACTCTACGTCTTAGGTGACCTTTTCGAGTTCTGGATTGGTGACGACGACAAAAGTGAGTTCGCAACTTCCATACGCCAAGCGTTTATTGACCTAGTAAAAACGGGGGTACCTTGCTACTTCACTCAAGGTAACCGTGATTTCCTCGTCGGCAAAAAATTTGCCAAACAAACAGGCGTGCAACTTCTAAACGAAGTATCGACGATCGATATCTACGGACAAAAAGCCGTTGTGTTGCATGGTGATACCTTATGTACCGAAGATGTAAAGTATCTCGCCTTTAGAGAAAAAGTTCATCAACCTTGGTTACAATGGATCTTCAATAAAATTCCGTTTTTTATTAAAAAGAAAATCGTCTCTAAAGTTCAATCTGATATCAAAGATGACAAACAGACTAAATCTTTAGACATCATGGATGTGACGCAACAAGAAGTTGAAAGTGTGATGGAGCGAAGCCACGTAGATTTAATGATACACGGACATACTCACCGCCCCGACATCCACACCTTTAATGCCAATAGCTGCACTAAAACACGTATAGTACTTGGTGATTGGTACACGCAAGGCTCAGTTTTAGTCTTCACTCCAAAAGGTTTTGAACTACAGAATCGAGAGTTTGGCAATAGCTTTCAACATTACTCTTAA
- a CDS encoding EAL and HDOD domain-containing protein yields MKYSYVARQPILDTDKKTIGYELLFRDGPKNTFPEVEPELATSRLLSDHFLSTHYNTLGDRLGFVNFPYASLINLVPTLFPKESLVVEVLEDCEPTDELLEAIKTIYDAGYTIALDDFVPSKAWKRFLPYISIIKFDIRQISIEKASMFMTSLKGLNIKFLAEKVETYDEYQEANQAGFTYFQGYFFSKPEMIQTRALNPAFLTIVQLLKEIAHDPIDFSEVERLITLDVTLSYKLLTYVNSAGGSATMIRSFRQALIFLGEQKLRKFVSLVAIASAKEDKPDSLYGLAVLRARQCELLVEKMNVKVEPGQAFLTGMFSLLDSLFDQPLKHVLDSVPIDEEIKQALIQRKGVLGAIMAMVIAYEQAEWDEATRIRKLLNLSETQLGQAYDEATTWAQELLSPPLK; encoded by the coding sequence TTGAAATATTCATATGTAGCACGTCAACCAATACTCGACACAGATAAAAAAACCATAGGTTACGAGTTGCTATTCAGGGATGGTCCTAAGAACACTTTCCCTGAAGTAGAACCGGAGCTCGCTACTAGTCGTTTACTTTCAGATCACTTCTTGTCGACTCACTACAATACACTGGGTGATAGGCTTGGGTTCGTTAACTTTCCTTATGCAAGCCTGATTAACTTAGTTCCTACTTTGTTCCCCAAAGAAAGCCTCGTTGTAGAGGTGCTTGAAGACTGCGAACCAACAGACGAATTACTTGAAGCAATCAAGACTATCTATGATGCGGGCTACACCATCGCATTAGATGATTTTGTGCCAAGCAAAGCTTGGAAGCGTTTCTTACCCTACATATCGATTATCAAATTTGATATCCGCCAGATCTCAATTGAGAAAGCTTCGATGTTCATGACCTCGCTAAAAGGGCTGAATATCAAGTTTCTTGCTGAAAAAGTCGAGACTTACGATGAGTATCAAGAGGCGAATCAAGCAGGCTTTACCTATTTTCAAGGTTATTTCTTTAGTAAACCAGAAATGATTCAAACTCGAGCTTTGAACCCTGCCTTTTTAACGATCGTTCAGTTGTTAAAAGAAATAGCTCATGATCCCATTGATTTTAGTGAAGTTGAACGCTTGATAACCTTGGATGTGACACTTTCATATAAGCTACTCACCTACGTGAACTCCGCCGGCGGTTCAGCAACGATGATTCGTTCATTCCGACAAGCCCTTATTTTTCTTGGAGAACAAAAGCTGCGGAAGTTTGTCTCACTTGTGGCAATTGCATCAGCGAAAGAAGATAAACCAGACTCACTTTATGGTTTAGCAGTACTGCGTGCTCGTCAGTGTGAACTATTGGTAGAAAAGATGAATGTCAAAGTTGAACCCGGACAAGCTTTTTTGACTGGTATGTTCTCCCTACTCGATTCACTATTTGACCAACCGTTGAAGCACGTTTTGGACTCTGTCCCCATTGATGAAGAGATCAAGCAGGCTTTGATACAAAGAAAAGGCGTGTTAGGAGCGATCATGGCAATGGTCATCGCTTATGAGCAGGCTGAATGGGACGAAGCAACGCGTATTCGGAAACTGCTTAACTTAAGTGAAACTCAACTCGGCCAAGCTTATGATGAAGCCACAACTTGGGCTCAAGAACTGTTATCACCTCCATTAAAATAG
- a CDS encoding YchJ family protein, with protein sequence MSLCPCGSQNTYQHCCEAAHLDHKNIETPEQLMRSRYSAHVLGLVDYVVATYHPSCNAEAQREGITESINSGWAGLEVINTATGSHENEGFVEFKAYFNEDGAQYCMQERSRFVREDGLWFYIDGEFPEQENEHEELTEPEIDPRLNQTVESFKIGRNDPCICGSGKKYKKCCG encoded by the coding sequence ATGTCTTTATGCCCATGCGGTAGCCAAAACACTTACCAACATTGCTGTGAAGCGGCACACCTTGACCACAAAAATATTGAAACACCCGAGCAACTAATGCGCTCTCGTTATTCAGCGCACGTGTTGGGTTTGGTTGATTATGTCGTTGCTACCTACCACCCTAGCTGTAATGCAGAAGCACAAAGAGAAGGCATTACCGAATCTATCAACAGTGGTTGGGCGGGCTTAGAAGTCATCAATACTGCTACAGGTTCACACGAAAACGAAGGTTTTGTTGAGTTTAAAGCCTACTTCAATGAAGACGGCGCGCAATATTGCATGCAAGAACGCTCGCGTTTCGTTCGTGAAGATGGCCTTTGGTTCTATATCGATGGTGAGTTCCCAGAGCAAGAAAACGAACATGAAGAGCTAACAGAGCCAGAGATTGACCCTCGCCTAAACCAAACCGTAGAGAGCTTCAAGATCGGCCGCAATGATCCGTGTATTTGTGGTAGCGGTAAGAAATATAAAAAGTGCTGCGGCTAA
- the hisIE gene encoding bifunctional phosphoribosyl-AMP cyclohydrolase/phosphoribosyl-ATP diphosphatase HisIE has translation MSFEPVCLSKTAVGALSERIDWEKVGGLVPAIVQDYQSSQVLMMGYMNPAALEKTGETGQVTFFSRTKERLWTKGETSGNVLQLQNIALDCDNDTLLVKVNPIGPTCHTGTTTCWDVDKQEESQMVWLHQLEQLLAARKDADPESSYTASLYARGTKRISQKVGEEGVEVALAATSGDKAELVCESADLIYHLMVLLQDQGLSMNDVVNKLKERHK, from the coding sequence ATGAGTTTTGAACCAGTATGTTTATCAAAAACAGCAGTAGGCGCATTATCAGAGCGTATTGATTGGGAAAAAGTGGGTGGCTTAGTGCCAGCTATTGTTCAGGATTACCAATCTAGCCAAGTGTTAATGATGGGATACATGAACCCAGCAGCACTAGAGAAAACAGGCGAAACTGGGCAAGTGACGTTTTTCTCTCGCACAAAAGAGCGTTTGTGGACCAAAGGTGAAACGTCGGGCAATGTATTGCAACTGCAAAACATTGCCTTGGACTGTGACAATGACACTTTACTGGTCAAGGTCAATCCCATTGGCCCAACGTGTCATACTGGTACAACAACATGTTGGGATGTGGACAAACAAGAAGAATCTCAGATGGTGTGGCTTCATCAGCTTGAGCAGCTACTGGCTGCCCGCAAGGACGCAGACCCTGAGTCTTCTTATACTGCCAGTCTATATGCCCGTGGCACCAAGCGTATTTCGCAAAAAGTGGGCGAAGAAGGCGTTGAAGTCGCGCTTGCGGCGACGTCGGGCGATAAGGCGGAGTTAGTGTGTGAATCCGCAGATTTGATTTACCACCTAATGGTTCTTCTTCAAGACCAAGGCCTATCAATGAACGACGTAGTGAATAAACTTAAAGAGCGCCATAAGTAA